The genomic window AGTTTCTTTGATGTTGAGATCTAGGCATTTGTTGACAAGAGGAGGGGACTTCCGGGTACGTACCTGTTGGTTGCGCCTGGGCAGGTGAAAGACGGTCCAAAGCGGGTGTTGCTGTGGCCATGATGTTGGCTGTTCCTCTATCTTCTAGGTTGGGAGGCACATGGGCAATGTAAAGAAAGGTATAATAGACGCGAATGTCGGATGATGGCAACAAGCAGCCCGACGCCGACGGACCCGCCACAACCGATGATGGAAGGGCGTCGCGACGGCCCGGCTGTTGAGATGCATACTATCCGACGACCCGCAAACTTCCTCTCTGAAAAGGTTAACATTGAGGATGCCATTTAAAACAACCAAGGATTCCACATGAAAGCCAGCCGAAGTTATCCAATCGTCCTTAATGTTCCACCTCGCTTTAATACATCAGCGGGACAGCCTTCAGTACGTATGAAATCCATGGGCGGTACGAGCCATTACTGACGATCCCCAGAAGATGCCCCACTCACGTACTCTCGTGTACTACTTTCGTCGTTTGACACAGCTGCTATCAATCATTGTGGGGGCTTCTTCGGCTGTGGCTGCGCTATGGTCACTCCTTCTGCTCCCATTACTGCATGCGTCGCTCTCTGCTCGAAAATCACTTGTCGAAGGGCAAATCCAGTCCATGGGCACTCTTTTGGAAGGAGTAGTTGGTCTGCAAGCAAAGCTTTTTCACTTTTCCTCCTTACAACCGGATAAGGGGGCCGAGGGAGAATCTGTTGAAGCAGACTTGTCGACTGTCACAGCTATCAAAGAGATCGATTCCTACGCGGCCTCCACAAGTTCTAAAACAGACTCTGACATGCCAGCTGCAATATTCCCCTTTCTGGGCTTGCGGGCGCTCTCCCAATCTATTCACAACCTCACCACCGTGCTTGATGCGACATCAACCACTAGGATCTCCCTCATATCTACTCTCGAATCATACACTTCACACATCCATCGACAACTGTTTTTGGCGAAATCTCCGGGATATACGAGTAATAGGTTTACGGTTGGATTAGGGACTCTGAGCGAGAACCTGAAAATGGAAGGCGAACACGAGAAAAAAGGTGAAGAATGGGATGCTGTGAGGAAGGAAGTGAGGGCCGTTAAAGGGCTATTGCTAAATAGGAGAGCTTTCCCTTCCAATCTTGGGAACAAGTAGGGTAGAGAACAGAAGCAGGCAGGCTGTATGTACTCTTCTTTACAATGCAGGGCGCATTCCCGCTAAATATTGCTTCAGTGGAAGTAATGAAACTTCTGCAAATCGTTTACTTTGTGAACCAGATACATGGTTGTACAATACAACTATGAGTCATGTAAATACAACAAATCTTGGGCGGGGGAAAATTCTGATACCCAACAGTCTACCAGGACACTCTATCTTTGTACAATGTAATTTATATTAGTAACCTCCCGCATTCCTTCCAAAGGCTGCCCCCATagctcttcctccccaACCTACTCCTGCACCAGCTTTGGCACCCACAGCTCTCAGTCCGTCTTTGGCTTGCTCAAAATATCCAAGAGTGGCGCTCGTGGGTGAAGATGTCCTCCGTGCGCTATTGGGATTCTCCAGCATTGGTCGATGTGAGACCGCTAGATCGCGAGCTATAGCTGTGGCTGGTGTTGTAGAGGGTGAAGGTGCAGGCGGGGGAGAGGTCAAACGAGTAGGATAGCTTGGGGGCGAGGATGGGGCAAACAGATCATTCGGTGAAGGAGGAGCTATCATAATCTAGAGAAGATTTCAGAGATGAACTCATATCAAGAACTGAATTGAAAAATACCTGATACGAAACGTTGCTACTTTGTGATTCCTAGCACAGTACATCGTTAGTTGCAGGACATTACTTTTGTGATTTCGCTCACAGTCGTCCCAGTGAGGGGTGGTACCATTGCCTTTTGCTCCAAACAAAAGGTCGTTATCTGTAACAGGGCTCCAGGCAAAGGGTTCAAGGGAGTTTTAGGGGAATGACAAAAATTCAAAGTGATAAGGTGCTCCTCCCAAGGAACAAGCTCCTACAACAGATTTGTGAGTACGATTGGTTCTATTCCATACGGACGTTAAATGAGTGGGTTACCTCAGTGACGGCAAACCAGCCCTTTTTAGACTTCTTCTGCAGAAAGACCACCGCCAATTCGCCGTGGTCTTGACCGCCTTCTAGGTATTGAAGAGCAAATTCTTCAATCTTGTTACTGATTTCCCGCGAGATGATCGAATTTGGGGCACAGGACTGACCGCCAACGTAATGCACGACCGGTCAGTCAGTCATTCTCCATTCTTAAGGTATTTGTCACATGGCTTACAATATGCGATTCCAGGAGCTCAAGGGTTTCAGGTTCCATGGCATCCAATGTCCTGTGAAAGAATATGGCTAAAAGCAGGGCGCGAAGGATGGGCCGTACTTGTGAAGGATTAATTGCCTACGGATAGCCAGAGCCATAGGTGAGTGATGGCCCCTCGATTTTAGTAAACTACTTGCCAACTGTATATGATTGACTGATTCCATGTTCAGCTTCTAGTTGGTCTGTAGATGAATGAGTAAGGGGTATCTGGGAGCCAGCACGGTCGCGGGTAAGGAAGTGGATCGGAGCTTGGGGAACAACGATTTGGCGAGTACAGAAATTGCAGCGGTTGCTGGGATAGTAAATACCGTCGGAGCAATCGACGACGGCGTCGGCCCCTCCTAGTATATACAAGTAAATAATAAATAAGAATCCTCAAACGCGCTCGCTCCTACTACCTTTCTCTTCCGCTCGCTCATCTCAGTATATTATATATCTTACAAGTGCCTGTCGCTTCTATTTCTTCTCATCGGCCAGCTGCTATCATCTCTTAATAAAACATTTGATTCATCAAGCAAGTTCACATGTCTTTGCCAACACTGAAACACGTCAGTCTATTGGTGTTCCTACAACATCTGCTACAGGTACTCATGCGAACCATCTTCCAGTTCATCCTTCAAGCCGAACTACTACAAGCTTATCGCCTTGCGGTTCGCGCTACCAAGCGTATGTAGTCTTGCAACATTGATCGCCCATAACGCTAACCGAAACAGCCTTGCCAGATCCGCAAACTCGAAGAGAGACCCTGGACTTCCTGCGGTCAGATTTAGAAAGGCTGCGACAGGAACATGACCTGGTATGTTCGCTGTGTATCATTTGGCCGGGCATAAAGGCTAAATTTACTCCCAATGATAACCAGGATACTCTGCAATCCCATCTATCGTCATTCAGGAAGCTTGTTAAACAAATGACGCCAAGCTTTTCTTTTTCGGGGAGCAATACTGGCTCAAGGCTCATCGGTCAGCGACGGCGGGCTCAGGGATAATTAATATATGGCAAGGTAGGATTGGCTCCTTATTAGCCATCATTATGAGGCGAAATCACAGATCTTTGTCCAAGCCACTTTTCTTCGAAAATCACCTCTCCTCCTGGATTAGATAGTTAACGAGAAGGGCGACAATTGCATCAATCGtcgaagagaaagagatgaagCGATACAACGTTATCATTTCAGCATTTTAACTGTACTTAATGGTAGCGAACTGATTTATGTCAGGCTCTTCCAAGACAACTGCTTTGCCTTTTGTCatcctttctcttcccttAAATTCTGTTACTCGTTCAAGGATTAATTTGATGTCAGGCTTTGCTTCAGCAAAAGCTCTGCTTCATCTATTTCATATGTAAATCAAGTGTTGAACTCGGATAATTACAGATCATTAAGTTTCAGCTCGGAGCATCGCTTGAGTGTACGATGGTATATGAATGGTCTCGTTACTCCTTCTTGCTTTGGCCTTCACTGTTTCctacttcttctttgagCTTCTCAAAAGCCTGTTTAGTCTCATTGGCGAAGTTATCATCGGTGACGAATTTTGCAGCAATGACGGCAAGACCTTTCGCTACTTTTATGGCACAGTTGTGCGCTTCGGATGTACGCGCAGCGTCAGCGAAACCAGGAGTGTGATTGCTTGAGCCTTCTTCCGAAGGAATGTCAAACATGGGGTGGAAACCCGGAAGATTGTAACACACGTTGCCTAGCACATTATTATCAGAGTAAGAATGTGAACGTGTAAAGTTGCGGACGTACCGAAATCAGTACTGGCGGTATTCACACCTTCAAGCTGGATTTTGTCACCGAAAGCCCTGGCCATAAATATCTGATAAGCATGGGCTAGCTTCTCATTGTTTCTGGTCTCCGCATAGACCTCTATAGGATAGACTGTCAGGTGATGATACAGAGTACTATAAAATAACGCTGAACACACCATCATCAGGTGCCTTGATTTTACATGAGCAGCCAGTAGATCTTCACCCAAATCATTAGCTATAAACATACAAGAAAATAGGACATGAGGTATTACTTACTCAGCTGCCGATTTAAAACAGGTGATAACCTTTTCTCTCAGGTCAACACACTGCTTCGTATCCAAAGCACGAGTGCCAAATGACACCTTTGAGTCTAAGAGCGTTAGCTACGATCTCTGCCACCCATTACTCACAATTTGGAATGATGTTTGTTACCCAGTTCTCTGAACCAAGTATGATCCCATGAACACGCATGGTGGGTTCGAGTTGCTGACGGAGCATCGACACTGCCGTATCTAAGGACAACAAATAAGAACGGATTGGGAATATCGAATCAAAAGACTCACAGCCTTGAACAGCGGCATCAAGGGCATTGACACCCATCCAAGGAGCGGACTACAGACAGGCTTCATGAGAAAGACAATGGGAacatgaagaagagataaCACCTACACCGGCATGAGCACCTCGACCGTGGAACTCGATTTCAAGTCCTGACCGTGAAAGACTATGGTACAGTTATCGGCGGGCTTAACAGTAATAAACTGAAACTTGTCACTTACGTAGCAGGTCCGCCAATAGGGCATGAACCACTAAACTCAGAGGGACCCATACCACCCACAGGATGTGCCATGCCACAGGCATCGATATCGTCATAAATGCCTTGTTTGAGAAGATGAATTTTGCCTCCGCCATCCTCTTCCGCTGAATCATGAAAGTCGATTTATCAGAATAGACGGTCACTGACAATTATGCACATTCTTGATCTGGGAAAGAAGTACCTACCAGGGCTACCAATGACTTTGACTGTTCCGGAGATATCACAAGCTTCCATAGCAGCTTTTAGAGCGGCGGCGCTCACCACTGCAATTATGGCAATGAGATTGTGGCCACATGCTTTTAACGAGTATACATCAGCTCATGTACCCCACAGATATAATACTGTTCGAACAAAATGCGCGTACCATGCCCAATCTGGGGGAGAGCATCGAACTCTGCGTTAAAGCCAAATGTTCGACCGCCTTTTCCTCTAGTATATGTTGCTACGAATGCTGTTTCCAGCTTACTTGGATTACTAATGTCGAACCCTAACTTCTTCAGGGCTGCGACAAGGTTTTTCCGAGCTTCACTAAGTTACTATCAGAATCGGGCCCATAATGGACGTCTCCGGTTGATCCACTTACAACTCTTTAAAACCAAGTTCTGGATTATCATGGATCGCAAGGCTTAGCTTCCTCATATCGTCATTGAGCTCATCGACAGTTTTGAAGATGACATCCTTGATGTCTTCTGAAACAAAAGAAGGGTCGGGTGGAATAAGGTCCCGAAGGGAATCGATTGCTTGGTTGACATGGGATTGAACATCAGTTGGAAGGGAGGCAAGAGATGATTTGGGCATAGCTATGCGTTAACGATATGGTGTCGATTTAGTCAAGGGGATTAAAAATCTTTCAGTATAAAGTAGTTCCAACAGTATAGTATCTAGAATATAACGAAGAAAAAAGTGAGGGGTAATAAGGTCTGAAGTTATATTTATTATATGCGTATTCGGTTTGTCCCCCATCATCATATCCCCCTGTCGGTCTGCGTCTTTCGGCCAACCATATATTTACTATGATGTACGGAAGTCTAAAAATACTTAATTATATTGGTTTCTCGTCACCATCATTATCGTCGTCGTCATCTGTCTGTCGTCTTCGATAAtagcagcagcagcagacGTATGCATGATGataaataaaaataaataaGAGATGGAGGGGTTCTGTTGTGGCGTTTTCGGATGTGGCCGAATGATGAcccaccacctccaccacATCACCCTGCAGCATCACCATTATTATACGTATCATGGCCACTATTTTAATAAATAGTTACTAACTAATTTTAAAGTTTATTATCACAATATTCATTCATCATCGCGGCTCTTAGCCGGCGGCGCACTCCTCTTCTGCCGAGTTTTCGTACCTGACGCTATCTTCATCGCACTTTGGGAATCGGGAGCACGACTCTCGTCTGGCCCGATCATAGTTTAGCTATCACCTGAAGCTATACATGTCTAGCACGCACATAGCGCATACAGAACTGCATGTCTCTCTTGTCCATGGCACTTGGCCTGGGCTGCCACGCACAGCACCAGCTATTCATGCATGGTACGTGACAGTGCACCCTAATCCTCATCCCACTTCCACCCGGTTCAAAGGAAGGAACAACCATCGAAGTTGCCAATCCTCAGTTCCTCGATTGACACGGCAGATAACTGCGATTCTAGTCTACTGGACCCTCCTTTCTGGTATAACTCCACTGACCGTGACGTTACCGCTCGAGACTAGTCAATCAACACAGTCAACTCAGTTCTTTAGttctttccctcttcttcctctaGCCATCCACTTCTGTACCTCATCgttccctctccttcacttcctcctccttcttcttccctccaAATCATCTCAACTGTTGAACCACAACTTCACAGCGACTCCCCAAGTCTTCAATGCGTTTGCTCAGCCCATTTTTCATAGTGCCCTTGGCGGTCGTCAGTGCCCTCCCTGCCTTACAGACTGTGGATGATCAAAAACGATCCGTTAATGTCGGCTGGCCTTATGGAACTAACAAGATTAGGGGCGTCAACATTGGCGGAGTAAGTCTCTCAACCTTCTCACTTCACGAGACAACTTGCTGACTGCCCTTATTTGCAGTGGCTGGTGACTGAACCTTTCATCACTCCCTCGCTGTTTGAAGCTACAGGAAACAATGATATCGTCGATGAATGGACTTTTTGTCAGTATCAGGATTATAACACTGCTCAAGCTGCGTTGAAGAATCATTGGGATACCTGGTTCACAGAGGATGATTTTGCCCGAATTGCCGGTAAATCGATCTAACTTACAGTCGATAAAATATCAAACTCATTAATATTTAGCTGCTGGTCTGAACCATGTTCGCATTCCTATCGGATTTTGGGCATATGATGTCCAAGGTGGTGAGCCATACATTCAAGGACAAGCCGACTATCTGGATAGAGCTATTGGATGGGCCAGGAATCACAATCTCGCTGTCATAATAGATCTCCACGGAGCCCCTGGTAAGTTATTCCTAATAAGATGCCAACCGTAGACGGATGAACCACTTTTCAAGGGTCGCAAAATGGTTATGATAATTCTGGAAGGAGGGGTAATGCCGACTGGTAAGTTTAAAAATCTGGCTTAAGAATGATACTGCAGCTGAAAGTAAATTGCTTCAAGGGCCACCGATAATACCAATGTCGAGAGAACGAAGAATGTGATCGCTCAGCTCAGCCAGAAATACTCTGACCCCCAATACTACGGGGTTGTTACCGCTCTCGCACTTTTGAACGGTAAATTGAAGTTATATTTGTGCAACGCTGATCAAACGCTTAGAACCGGCCACTTATCTTAACGACCAGCTTCTTCAGACTGCCCGCCAGTACTGGTATGATGCCTACGGAGCGGCCAGATATCCTTTTGGGAATAGCGACAAGTCCGGCCTAGCTCTTGTCATTCACGACGGCTTCCAACCCCTCAGCACCTTTGATAGCTATATGGTAGAACCGGAATTTGAAGATGTCCTGCTCGATACGCATAACTATCAGGTTTTTAATGACGAGTATGTCGCTTGGAACTGGGATCAGCATATCTCGGTAAGTTCTTTCCTGCGGCTAATGAACTGGGCTTACACCACATCAGAGCGTCTGTAATCTGGCTAGTACTTACAGCAGCTCTCCTCTATGGCTCGTTGTGGGCGAGTGGTCTTTAGCCTCGACTGATTGCGCTAAATATCTAAACGGCCGAGGTATCAATGCCCGTTATGACGGCTCGTACCCAGGTTCATCGTACATCGGATCTTGTGAAGACAAGTCAAATGATGTCAGCAAATTTTCGAAGTGAGTGTTTCTTGGTCAATATCTTCTTTCCAAAATGTATACCCGTACACATGCAAGTGACTGATGCAACTGCCCAGCGAGTACAAAGACTTCATGCACAAGTTTTGGAACGTCCAAACACAATTGTATGAACAAAATGGGCAAGGTTGGATCCATTGGACCTGGAAGACAGAAAGTGCCGCAGACTGGTCCTACGAAGCCGGCCTTGATGGCGGATGGATCCCCTGGGACGCAGGCTCTCATGATGTCTCCCTTTCTTCGTTATGTGGCTAGATAATTAGAGCTTAGACTCTTCCCTACCATATTTAAAGCAATACATACCTCGCTTGAGGATATTCAGGACATTGTTCTCTTTTTTAATGAAGCCAAATGGCAATGAAACCAATTTGATGACTTAATAAATTCGCTTCTATCGACGCATTATGATAAGCCTGAAACAATTGCAATCTTAACGATTTTAGTGTAGGAGCTCAAAAGATCCGATGGCCAGGTTTCCTCCTATCATTGCTGTAAGACATCATTAGTTGGCTGGCGACCTCGAGCACATGCTGATGCACGGGTCATTCATCTGAGTTTCAGTTATCTGCTAATCACAGATTAATTTCAGACCCTTGGCATTGGACAGATAGCAACGAGAATAGGTACAAAAATAATAGAATAGTAATACCTGACATTATTATCGATATAGTGTTAGAGCCATTAAAGTTGTGCTCTCTAGAATTAGATCTGGATATAACGCAAATAGGGCGATAACCATAGATGGTGTAGCAATAGCAAAGATATATACTGATGTTTCTATCAAATGGACTAACTAAGTATTATCTATCTAATAATAATACTCAAATTATGGCTCAGTTGGCCAAGATATTGTGGTAGCTGCGTCGGGTGCTGTACAAATTGATGAACGTGGGTTAGAGTAAATAAAGCCATCTTCGCTTGACGCTATAAAGCCATCCACCACACGAGGTACACCCATCAAATGACTGTCTATTTGTTCAGACCGAGACAAAGAAGTCAAAGTCATAGAATCAACGAGGGGAAGGTGATTTTGAGGAGGAGCGGCCCGGTGCATGAACTATACATGAGCTCATGTGACATGTTTTCCTTGCTTACTTGAACCATCTGGCCAGTTATGATGGAGTCTTCCATATCGAGAGACATGGCGCCACGGCTGGGATCACCACTAAGAATTTTAATGACCCTTTTTACATCCTGCAGATAATCAGGGAGCACACTTTTTTTCACTTTCAAAAAACTTACGCCATTATCCAGAAACCCTAAGTAGAactcctcctcctttgTGAGACCGGTGCCGCCTCTCTGCTGGATAGCGTTGATCAAGACTTGAGTCGGATTTGGATTAACTCCGTCAATTTCCAGCAGCATGTTTCCTTTTGCTCTTAAAAATCTTTCAATCTCTGCAATGTAGGCCGGTTGAAAATCCTTGTACTCACGAAGTAACTTTAACGGGCTCCAACATTGGTTCAAGCCCGAAATCTGTCTTATagagggaaggaagacCTTTGACAGCAATGCCTATCGTTCCGGATTCTAGTACAGTGCCACTGATAAGCAAAGTGTTAGGTCGATTTGTAATAAACGGAGTCGGAGCCGTCAAAATGCCAGCCTTTGGAAAAACATTAGCTGAGATCCCAGGAGAAAGCCTGAACCTACCTTGATGGCCTTTGGAAACATGCTATCTAAAGTCTTCAAAACCGGTACTGGTCTAGAATCACTCAAAAGCAGGAAAGTGTCGGCTTCCACACCCTCTAGCTCTGGAATCCTTTCACCTTCCACCTCCCCATTCCATAGCTTTTCCCAGCCTTGTCCGAAAGCGGCATCGACATCTCTTGATGTACTTCCTCTGCGATCCTCCAACCGACTATTTCTTTGCCTTTCCGGTCTTTGGAAACGGCCAACTTCTGCAGGAGCTCTACCGGTTAGATTACTTCTGAAAGTTTTGATGTCGGTGCCCCAAAAGGTCGCAAGAGAAACTGTTGGTTCTGAGCTGGGGGGAGAAACGGAAAAAGAGCCGATTGAGGTAGGAAATGCGGACTGCAGGACAGATAGATGGCCGGGCAAGTTGGA from Cryptococcus gattii WM276 chromosome E, complete sequence includes these protein-coding regions:
- a CDS encoding Hypothetical Protein (Similar to TIGR gene model, INSD accession AAW43558.1), with the protein product MSLPTLKHFILQAELLQAYRLAVRATKPLPDPQTRRETLDFLRSDLERLRQEHDLDTLQSHLSSFRKLVKQMTPSFSFSGSNTGSRLIGQRRRAQG
- a CDS encoding Hypothetical Protein (Similar to TIGR gene model, INSD accession AAW43564.1), producing the protein MLPKSLVSLARRGLHSRTRTFYSPTPDFLHEHLARDSLPEGSVSLFMLSTSLSNLPGHLSVLQSAFPTSIGSFSVSPPSSEPTVSLATFWGTDIKTFRSNLTGRAPAEVGRFQRPERQRNSRLEDRRGSTSRDVDAAFGQGWEKLWNGEVEGERIPELEGVEADTFLLLSDSRPVPVLKTLDSMFPKAIKAGILTAPTPFITNRPNTLLISGTVLESGTIGIAVKGLPSLYKTDFGLEPMLEPVKVTSAKGNMLLEIDGVNPNPTQVLINAIQQRGGTGLTKEEEFYLGFLDNGDVKRVIKILSGDPSRGAMSLDMEDSIITGQMVQFMHRAAPPQNHLPLVDSMTLTSLSRSEQIDSHLMGVPRVVDGFIASSEDGFIYSNPRSSICTAPDAATTISWPTEP
- a CDS encoding uncharacterized protein (Similar to TIGR gene model, INSD accession AAW43560.1), encoding MPKSSLASLPTDVQSHVNQAIDSLRDLIPPDPSFVSEDIKDVIFKTVDELNDDMRKLSLAIHDNPELGFKEFEARKNLVAALKKLGFDISNPSKLETAFVATYTRGKGGRTFGFNAEFDALPQIGHACGHNLIAIIAVVSAAALKAAMEACDISGTVKVIGSPAEEDGGGKIHLLKQGIYDDIDACGMAHPVGGMGPSEFSGSCPIGGPATLSRSGLEIEFHGRGAHAGSAPWMGVNALDAAVQGYTAVSMLRQQLEPTMRVHGIILGSENWVTNIIPNYSKVSFGTRALDTKQCVDLREKVITCFKSAAESTGCSCKIKAPDDEVYAETRNNEKLAHAYQIFMARAFGDKIQLEGVNTASTDFGNVCYNLPGFHPMFDIPSEEGSSNHTPGFADAARTSEAHNCAIKVAKGLAVIAAKFVTDDNFANETKQAFEKLKEEVGNSEGQSKKE
- a CDS encoding Hypothetical Protein (Similar to TIGR gene model, INSD accession AAW43556.1); the protein is MPHSRTLVYYFRRLTQLLSIIVGASSAVAALWSLLLLPLLHASLSARKSLVEGQIQSMGTLLEGVVGLQAKLFHFSSLQPDKGAEGESVEADLSTVTAIKEIDSYAASTSSKTDSDMPAAIFPFLGLRALSQSIHNLTTVLDATSTTRISLISTLESYTSHIHRQLFLAKSPGYTSNRFTVGLGTLSENLKMEGEHEKKGEEWDAVRKEVRAVKGLLLNRRAFPSNLGNK
- a CDS encoding Cellulase, putative (Similar to TIGR gene model, INSD accession AAW43562.1), with protein sequence MRLLSPFFIVPLAVVSALPALQTVDDQKRSVNVGWPYGTNKIRGVNIGGWLVTEPFITPSLFEATGNNDIVDEWTFCQYQDYNTAQAALKNHWDTWFTEDDFARIAAAGLNHVRIPIGFWAYDVQGGEPYIQGQADYLDRAIGWARNHNLAVIIDLHGAPGSQNGYDNSGRRGNADWATDNTNVERTKNVIAQLSQKYSDPQYYGVVTALALLNEPATYLNDQLLQTARQYWYDAYGAARYPFGNSDKSGLALVIHDGFQPLSTFDSYMVEPEFEDVLLDTHNYQVFNDEYVAWNWDQHISSVCNLASTYSSSPLWLVVGEWSLASTDCAKYLNGRGINARYDGSYPGSSYIGSCEDKSNDVSKFSNEYKDFMHKFWNVQTQLYEQNGQGWIHWTWKTESAADWSYEAGLDGGWIPWDAGSHDVSLSSLCG